The following proteins are co-located in the Streptomyces sp. NBC_01198 genome:
- a CDS encoding PE-PGRS family protein, which yields MAGGKDELIGLLQRAGLEVVGDRQIEEVLPPRAAWRPVISGSAKPTVAVRDDRPDLIAELNAQWHLLAAGSGVIGEDGVFLVDVAGRWTGSAPRRWTRVRLTGQWDLAGVLGERPGQPEFVTLSTDGSVLIGVTTEEDEIWFTLLDHIAERQEAAARAAARETPQQREAAWAGLIQGPKPSTRLGEKWAHGLALNPAAPDDLRARLLGLSHHLLWRPLPTAVVEAAMAHPDRKLRQLLAEAQPNITAEQWGRLILSEPESRHRWILTMLAADRRAELTSYAYEQLATDPSVRVREETARLPGLPVRILTALAVDVDPSVRASACRRAWPHLDTPARRALLNDPSGKVRVEALLQYHQEHPMPRSVFETAEFTDRALGACRLEHGLAEHLARHGSPAQRCSLAGNPHLDPDLVSLLSQDPDESVRSVVAIRSDLSEEQRASIPIDFDPRGHHSPLDWVMALHQDPDATRRLAASTHPLVRRSVARAQHLPPDVVERLAGDEDRVVQLFLAESCDDAPADMLLRVWQWWTGSLSTPDRPHGHPNFPRRDLLRHADDPNPRMRQLALDDPESTAVLVERFSRDSDGEVRHRAATDPRLTAESAVRLLDDPHERVRHAAALHPSLPAQVLIRLLRDTDTAQTAARHPALPTTVMEQMLQWVQPSAAAGP from the coding sequence ATGGCGGGTGGGAAGGACGAGCTCATAGGGCTGTTGCAGCGTGCGGGGCTGGAAGTCGTAGGGGACCGGCAGATCGAGGAGGTACTGCCGCCCCGAGCAGCTTGGCGACCGGTCATCTCGGGCAGCGCCAAACCGACCGTGGCCGTGCGGGACGATCGGCCCGACCTGATCGCCGAGCTCAACGCGCAGTGGCACCTGCTCGCGGCCGGCAGCGGGGTCATTGGCGAGGACGGAGTATTCCTCGTCGATGTCGCCGGCCGCTGGACAGGAAGTGCCCCCAGGCGCTGGACACGGGTGCGGCTCACCGGTCAGTGGGACCTCGCCGGGGTCCTCGGTGAGCGGCCCGGGCAGCCGGAGTTCGTCACTCTCTCGACGGACGGCAGCGTCCTGATCGGGGTGACCACCGAAGAGGACGAGATCTGGTTCACCCTGCTGGACCACATCGCAGAGCGGCAGGAGGCAGCCGCTCGGGCGGCAGCCCGGGAAACCCCTCAGCAACGGGAAGCAGCTTGGGCAGGGCTGATTCAAGGACCGAAGCCTTCGACGAGACTGGGCGAGAAGTGGGCGCACGGGCTTGCCCTCAACCCGGCCGCACCCGATGACCTCCGCGCCCGCCTCCTGGGCCTGTCGCACCACCTCCTGTGGCGCCCCCTGCCGACGGCGGTCGTCGAGGCGGCCATGGCCCACCCGGATCGGAAGCTGCGGCAGTTGCTCGCCGAGGCCCAGCCGAACATCACCGCTGAGCAGTGGGGCCGCCTGATCCTGAGCGAACCGGAATCCCGGCACCGGTGGATCCTCACCATGCTCGCGGCGGACCGGCGTGCCGAACTCACCAGCTACGCGTACGAGCAGCTCGCCACCGACCCGTCCGTGCGGGTCCGCGAAGAGACCGCTCGCCTTCCTGGCCTGCCCGTACGGATACTCACCGCCCTGGCCGTCGACGTCGACCCGTCCGTGCGAGCCTCGGCCTGCCGGAGGGCTTGGCCTCATCTGGACACTCCGGCCCGGCGCGCACTGCTGAACGATCCCTCCGGCAAGGTCCGCGTTGAGGCGCTGCTCCAATACCACCAGGAGCACCCGATGCCCCGGTCGGTCTTTGAGACCGCGGAATTCACCGACCGCGCGCTGGGCGCATGCCGTCTGGAGCACGGCCTCGCCGAACACCTGGCCCGCCACGGCAGTCCGGCTCAGCGTTGCTCCCTCGCGGGCAATCCGCACCTGGACCCGGACCTGGTCAGCCTCCTATCCCAGGATCCCGACGAGAGCGTTCGGTCCGTGGTGGCCATACGCTCCGACCTCTCCGAGGAACAGCGGGCCTCCATTCCCATCGACTTCGACCCGCGCGGCCACCACTCTCCGCTCGACTGGGTCATGGCACTTCACCAGGATCCCGACGCCACGCGCCGTTTGGCCGCCTCCACCCACCCCCTCGTCCGCAGGAGCGTCGCCCGGGCCCAGCACCTCCCGCCGGACGTCGTCGAACGCCTTGCCGGCGACGAAGACCGTGTCGTCCAGCTCTTTCTCGCGGAATCCTGCGACGACGCGCCCGCGGACATGCTGCTCAGGGTGTGGCAGTGGTGGACCGGCAGCCTCAGCACTCCCGACCGCCCCCACGGTCATCCGAACTTCCCCCGCCGCGACCTGCTCCGTCACGCCGACGACCCGAACCCACGGATGCGCCAACTTGCCTTGGACGACCCGGAGTCGACAGCCGTTCTGGTCGAACGGTTCAGCCGGGACAGTGATGGGGAAGTTCGACACCGAGCCGCCACCGACCCTCGGCTGACAGCAGAATCGGCGGTACGCCTGCTTGACGACCCGCACGAACGCGTACGCCACGCGGCCGCCCTGCACCCCAGCCTGCCCGCACAGGTGCTGATCCGGCTGCTGCGGGACACTGACACCGCACAGACGGCAGCGCGGCACCCGGCATTGCCCACCACTGTCATGGAGCAGATGCTCCAGTGGGTCCAGCCCAGCGCCGCAGCGGGGCCGTGA
- a CDS encoding polyamine aminopropyltransferase: MIDQRHRNEAPRLALRLPVPAAAARALVLAAVFVCAACGLVYELELVALASYLVGDSVTQASVVLSVMVFAMGCGSLLAKRLRGRAAAAFAAIEAGLALVGGLSVMVLYGFFAWFGQATPAMVGCAFAIGVLTGAEVPLLMTLVQRIRRQDAGGAVADLFAADYVGALVGGLAFPFLLLPHFGQLTGALATGVVNAAAGGATVLWLFRGDLSRRARGWLLVANVLVLAVLAGAAAAAGPFERAARRAVYGGDVRVAEQSAVQEIVLTGGESGGRPLRLYLDGRLRVSGPATARYAQALVHPAMNGPHARVLLLGGGDGLALREVLRYGDVAEVTAVQPDAELLRLARADPGLSALNGHAYADARVRAVTADPFDWLRGLRGDGPGSYDVIVADLADPGLSRSAKLYSQEFYGLAARALAPGGRLAVRAGTAAGAARTFWTIDATVRAAGLRTSPYWLPADSRPADSPDQAYLLAARSGAPRLALPPGTPPTLTPPALRLAARAPLPTRPSRALPPSTLLRPRIPAS, translated from the coding sequence ATGATCGACCAGCGTCACCGCAACGAGGCCCCGCGACTCGCCCTGCGGTTACCGGTGCCCGCGGCCGCGGCCCGCGCGCTGGTGCTCGCCGCCGTCTTCGTCTGTGCCGCCTGCGGGCTGGTCTACGAGCTGGAACTGGTCGCACTGGCCTCGTATCTGGTCGGTGACTCGGTCACCCAGGCCTCGGTGGTGCTGTCGGTGATGGTCTTCGCGATGGGCTGCGGCTCGCTGCTGGCAAAACGGTTACGCGGCCGCGCCGCCGCCGCCTTCGCCGCCATCGAGGCCGGACTCGCCCTGGTCGGCGGCCTGTCGGTGATGGTGCTCTACGGCTTCTTCGCGTGGTTCGGCCAGGCCACGCCCGCCATGGTGGGCTGCGCTTTCGCCATCGGGGTGCTGACCGGGGCGGAGGTGCCGCTGCTGATGACGCTGGTGCAGCGGATCAGGCGGCAGGACGCGGGCGGCGCCGTCGCCGACCTCTTCGCCGCCGACTACGTGGGCGCGCTCGTCGGCGGGCTCGCCTTCCCCTTCCTGCTGCTGCCGCACTTCGGCCAGCTCACCGGGGCGCTGGCCACCGGCGTGGTCAACGCGGCGGCCGGCGGCGCCACCGTGCTGTGGCTCTTCCGCGGCGACCTCAGCCGCCGCGCCCGCGGCTGGCTGCTGGTCGCCAACGTCCTGGTGCTCGCGGTGCTCGCGGGCGCCGCGGCCGCCGCGGGACCCTTCGAGCGGGCGGCGCGGCGCGCGGTCTACGGCGGCGACGTGCGGGTCGCCGAGCAGAGCGCCGTCCAGGAGATCGTCCTGACCGGCGGCGAGAGCGGCGGCCGCCCGTTGCGGCTCTACCTCGACGGCCGGCTGCGGGTCTCCGGCCCCGCCACGGCCCGCTACGCCCAGGCACTCGTCCACCCGGCGATGAACGGCCCGCACGCCCGGGTGCTGCTCCTCGGCGGCGGCGACGGCCTGGCCCTGCGCGAGGTGCTGCGGTACGGGGACGTGGCCGAGGTCACCGCCGTCCAGCCCGACGCCGAGCTGCTGCGTCTGGCCCGCGCCGACCCGGGCCTGAGCGCGCTCAACGGCCACGCCTACGCGGACGCCCGGGTGCGGGCGGTCACCGCCGACCCCTTCGACTGGTTACGCGGCCTGCGCGGTGACGGTCCCGGCAGCTACGACGTGATCGTCGCGGACCTGGCGGACCCGGGGCTCTCGCGCAGTGCCAAGCTCTACTCGCAGGAGTTCTACGGTCTGGCCGCCCGCGCGCTGGCCCCCGGCGGCCGGCTCGCCGTACGGGCGGGCACGGCGGCGGGCGCGGCCCGCACGTTCTGGACCATCGACGCGACCGTACGGGCCGCGGGGCTGCGCACCTCGCCGTACTGGCTGCCGGCCGACTCGCGGCCGGCGGATTCCCCCGACCAGGCCTATCTGCTCGCCGCCCGTTCCGGCGCCCCCCGCCTGGCCCTGCCCCCGGGCACCCCGCCGACGCTCACCCCGCCGGCCCTGCGGCTGGCCGCCCGGGCCCCGCTGCCGACCCGGCCCAGCCGCGCGCTGCCGCCGTCGACGCTGCTGCGGCCGCGCATACCGGCGTCATAG
- a CDS encoding carboxymuconolactone decarboxylase family protein has protein sequence MPRIEPLTPPYAADVDRALRRWMPPGVPHEPLALFRVVHRNPDLASRMFALGAGLLAHGLLPAIDREIVIARVTARSACAYEWGVHAATLAPQAGLSLEQLRATTQPDAAASAPWSPHHTALLHAVDELNDTAQLTQSTWDTLRMDYEETQLLELLVLIGWYRTISHLANGLLLEEEPWGTRFPTR, from the coding sequence ATGCCACGCATCGAACCGCTCACCCCGCCCTACGCCGCCGACGTCGACCGGGCGCTCCGCCGATGGATGCCGCCGGGGGTGCCGCATGAGCCACTCGCGCTGTTCCGCGTCGTGCACCGCAACCCGGATCTGGCCTCACGAATGTTCGCCCTCGGCGCTGGACTGCTGGCCCACGGACTCCTCCCCGCCATAGACCGGGAGATCGTCATCGCCCGCGTGACCGCGCGATCCGCGTGCGCTTATGAATGGGGCGTCCACGCCGCGACCCTGGCGCCGCAGGCCGGACTCAGCTTGGAACAACTCCGGGCAACTACCCAACCCGACGCAGCAGCCAGTGCTCCATGGTCGCCACACCACACGGCACTGCTCCACGCGGTTGACGAACTGAACGACACGGCCCAGCTCACACAGTCCACCTGGGACACCTTGCGCATGGACTACGAAGAGACTCAACTACTTGAACTGCTCGTACTGATCGGCTGGTACCGAACCATCAGCCATCTGGCCAACGGGCTCCTCCTGGAAGAGGAACCCTGGGGTACTCGGTTCCCCACCCGCTGA
- a CDS encoding CopG family transcriptional regulator, whose translation MSMKRTNVYADPEDLAIIKEAAARRGISEAEIIRQGIHLAAMANRVWDEPLFSRTFEGPGRTPSKEHVRNAVADAVRREGGSGTTA comes from the coding sequence ATGTCCATGAAGCGCACAAACGTCTACGCAGACCCCGAAGATCTCGCCATCATCAAAGAAGCCGCCGCGCGTCGCGGTATCAGCGAGGCCGAGATCATCAGGCAGGGCATCCACCTCGCGGCCATGGCAAACCGGGTCTGGGACGAACCACTTTTCTCCCGAACCTTTGAAGGCCCGGGGCGTACTCCCTCCAAAGAGCACGTCCGCAACGCCGTGGCTGACGCCGTCCGGCGCGAGGGCGGCTCCGGGACCACAGCGTGA
- a CDS encoding Txe/YoeB family addiction module toxin, which translates to MKITFSSRAWADYLWWQLQDRGTLKRINTLIADIARNGNDGIGKPEPLKHGFQGYWSRRINDEHRLIHKATEDSVLIAQCRYHYES; encoded by the coding sequence ATGAAGATCACCTTCTCCTCCCGTGCCTGGGCGGACTACCTGTGGTGGCAGCTTCAGGACCGAGGAACCCTGAAGCGCATCAACACGCTCATCGCCGACATCGCCAGGAACGGCAATGACGGGATCGGCAAGCCGGAACCCCTCAAGCACGGATTCCAGGGTTATTGGTCGCGCCGTATCAACGACGAGCACCGACTGATCCACAAGGCGACCGAGGACAGTGTCCTGATCGCACAGTGCCGTTACCACTACGAGAGCTGA
- a CDS encoding HEAT repeat domain-containing protein, whose amino-acid sequence MWAGLDSVDWAGLEHNYGSAEDVPGLLRRCTGPNPDDANSAAFDLLNHLFHQGGWICSAAPAALPFLLRLAAAPNVPTRRTVLELLVRLAAEAGQVVEKFLDPGWQPAWERALPEVLALLTDPEPEIRRAAADLIGACGSPGEFTLPALLRCWRSEADPATRLDLILALGGAARREPAGVDAAGTFDLLRELLDASDAQIRLAAVHTLTPCDPTLPARRLDLLLEAVREPGVELWRRTSSVEAGVQGVLRWTAALNPGPCPAFALGLLVDHSDEEQRVGALVQAGGLLAQWRSPTAAILPRLVARLDDPATEVRFRAVELLACLGPAAAAHVDEVAAMIGDSAARATGKREKVVEAALWALARMNDPRCVQGLIEVMAGSPSGFASNSGHYPAESWHHAVLPSVPEVLGYLSDHAEPLLPTIREQLDGATDVSVLDRLCAVLADWGPAAKAAVPQLLGLLEDDRTWTAAAKALVGIGSAGSSAQDLLLARWGTGGPDAEIAAWTYWKVSGEPGPALEALRRAPDEGSIPRPVLLKLADLGSLAAEHADRLRVMTADTDPWTRIEAAHALWAVTGDTDSTVPALISAVRGLAEGTYRPVMLPAVHYLVRIGRAARPAAQLLGSVSAGDHRLRSDGGWRGFTQDETIRTAVEALLTVCEGQSSPGS is encoded by the coding sequence ATGTGGGCGGGACTGGATTCGGTTGACTGGGCGGGTCTGGAGCACAACTACGGGTCCGCCGAGGACGTACCAGGTCTGCTGCGCCGGTGTACGGGGCCGAATCCGGATGACGCGAACAGCGCGGCTTTCGATCTGCTCAACCATCTCTTCCATCAGGGTGGCTGGATCTGCTCCGCAGCGCCGGCCGCGCTGCCCTTCCTGCTGCGCCTGGCCGCGGCGCCGAACGTGCCGACCCGTCGGACGGTCCTGGAACTGTTGGTGCGACTGGCGGCCGAGGCCGGGCAGGTCGTTGAGAAGTTCCTGGATCCCGGCTGGCAGCCCGCCTGGGAACGGGCTCTGCCGGAGGTGCTCGCCCTGCTCACCGATCCCGAGCCGGAAATCAGGCGGGCGGCAGCCGACCTGATCGGTGCCTGCGGCAGTCCCGGTGAGTTCACGCTGCCCGCCCTGCTGCGGTGCTGGCGGTCGGAGGCGGATCCAGCGACCCGTCTCGATCTGATCCTCGCGCTCGGCGGGGCGGCCCGACGAGAGCCGGCCGGTGTGGACGCGGCCGGCACCTTCGACCTGCTTCGCGAGCTTCTCGACGCTTCGGATGCCCAGATACGTCTGGCAGCGGTGCACACGCTCACCCCATGTGACCCGACCCTTCCGGCCCGTCGGCTCGATCTCCTGTTGGAGGCGGTCCGAGAGCCCGGCGTCGAGTTGTGGCGCCGCACCAGTTCGGTGGAAGCCGGCGTTCAGGGTGTCCTGCGCTGGACGGCGGCACTCAACCCGGGACCGTGCCCAGCGTTCGCACTCGGCCTGCTAGTCGACCATTCCGACGAGGAGCAACGGGTCGGCGCCCTCGTTCAGGCGGGTGGGTTGCTGGCTCAGTGGCGCTCACCGACCGCTGCGATCCTTCCGAGACTCGTGGCGCGGCTGGACGACCCCGCTACCGAGGTCCGATTCCGGGCGGTCGAGCTGCTGGCCTGTCTCGGGCCGGCAGCTGCGGCTCACGTTGACGAGGTGGCCGCGATGATCGGCGACTCGGCCGCCCGGGCCACAGGCAAACGAGAGAAGGTCGTCGAGGCTGCGCTGTGGGCGTTGGCCCGCATGAACGATCCGCGCTGCGTACAAGGCTTGATCGAGGTGATGGCCGGCTCGCCGTCCGGTTTCGCGTCGAACTCCGGTCACTACCCCGCTGAGAGTTGGCACCACGCCGTCCTCCCCTCCGTTCCCGAGGTGCTCGGTTATCTGTCCGACCACGCCGAACCGCTCCTGCCGACGATCCGCGAACAGCTCGACGGAGCCACGGACGTCTCCGTGCTCGACAGGCTCTGCGCCGTGCTTGCGGACTGGGGTCCTGCGGCGAAGGCGGCGGTTCCGCAGCTGCTCGGCCTGCTGGAGGACGACCGGACCTGGACGGCGGCGGCCAAAGCCCTGGTGGGAATCGGCAGCGCGGGGAGCAGCGCACAAGACCTGCTCTTGGCCCGATGGGGCACTGGCGGGCCAGACGCAGAAATCGCCGCCTGGACCTACTGGAAAGTCAGTGGCGAGCCCGGACCAGCCCTGGAAGCACTCCGGCGCGCGCCCGACGAGGGAAGTATCCCGCGCCCCGTCCTCCTCAAGCTCGCTGACCTCGGCTCGCTTGCCGCCGAGCATGCGGATCGACTCCGGGTGATGACCGCGGACACCGACCCCTGGACGCGCATCGAGGCAGCGCACGCCCTGTGGGCAGTGACTGGAGACACCGACAGCACTGTCCCGGCCCTGATCAGTGCCGTGCGGGGCCTCGCCGAGGGCACCTACCGTCCGGTCATGCTCCCCGCAGTGCACTACCTGGTCCGGATCGGCCGCGCGGCCCGGCCTGCCGCCCAGCTCTTGGGCAGCGTGTCGGCCGGCGATCACCGGCTGCGCAGCGACGGCGGCTGGCGAGGATTCACCCAGGACGAGACGATCCGCACCGCCGTCGAGGCACTGCTCACCGTGTGCGAGGGACAGTCTTCCCCCGGCTCCTGA
- a CDS encoding PIN domain-containing protein — translation MIIVVADTSGLLAALDSTHPEHQGANEAIMAAGLLVMSPLLLAEIDHVATRELGREAAVSAIDDIRRWMRAGRIVVPEITEAHLSAAQTQRARYAALNLDLADAVNVALAAEYDTDAVLTLDRRDFRALRPLGRHKSFRLLPDDLPL, via the coding sequence GTGATCATCGTTGTGGCCGACACCTCGGGCCTGCTGGCCGCGCTGGACTCGACGCACCCCGAGCACCAGGGAGCCAACGAGGCGATCATGGCCGCCGGCCTCCTCGTGATGTCCCCGCTACTGCTCGCTGAGATCGACCACGTCGCGACGCGCGAGCTGGGACGCGAGGCGGCTGTCAGCGCGATCGACGACATCAGGCGGTGGATGCGAGCGGGTCGGATCGTCGTGCCAGAAATCACCGAGGCCCACCTCTCCGCCGCACAAACCCAGCGAGCCCGGTATGCCGCCCTCAACCTCGACCTCGCGGACGCAGTGAACGTCGCCCTCGCCGCCGAATACGACACGGACGCCGTCCTCACCCTCGACCGCCGCGACTTTCGGGCGCTGCGCCCACTCGGCCGCCACAAGTCCTTCCGTCTTCTGCCCGACGACTTGCCCCTGTGA
- a CDS encoding DUF2617 family protein has protein sequence MLTTLHTSYTDTRAGDLAWCLGKAALPALATLNVEVGDARRLRAKVELRLLGASHQVLVDAGRGECSETVACMPGSRAPLPFGVARREGVWDYEFAARIETLSQGSFAGRAQELLALVADHPHGLAGTFPGDPHAFTAMLVQYAEGGVRWRTWHAYPQEGRLVTTRTRVNALD, from the coding sequence ATGCTCACCACCCTGCATACCTCCTACACCGACACCCGCGCGGGAGACCTCGCCTGGTGCCTCGGCAAAGCCGCGCTGCCCGCGCTCGCCACGCTCAACGTCGAGGTCGGCGACGCCCGCAGGCTGCGGGCCAAGGTCGAATTACGCCTGCTGGGCGCCTCCCACCAGGTGCTGGTCGACGCCGGGCGCGGCGAGTGCTCGGAGACGGTCGCGTGCATGCCGGGCAGCCGGGCGCCGCTGCCGTTCGGGGTGGCGCGCAGGGAGGGTGTGTGGGACTACGAGTTCGCGGCCCGCATCGAGACGCTGTCGCAGGGCTCCTTCGCGGGCCGGGCACAGGAGTTGCTCGCGCTGGTCGCCGACCACCCGCACGGGCTCGCCGGTACCTTCCCCGGCGACCCGCACGCCTTCACCGCGATGCTGGTGCAGTACGCGGAGGGGGGCGTGCGCTGGCGCACCTGGCACGCGTATCCGCAGGAGGGGCGACTGGTCACCACCAGGACCCGGGTGAACGCGCTGGACTGA
- a CDS encoding pyridoxal phosphate-dependent aminotransferase, which yields MMARPPLNRRLDGLGTTIFAEMSALAAATGAINLGQGFPDTDGPESVREAAVRALRDGRGNQYPPGTGVPELRTAVAAHQRRFYGLDFDPDTEVLVTAGATEAIAAAMLALLEPGDEVVAFEPFYDSYAACIAMAGAVRVPLTLRAPDFRPDLDALRAAVTPRTRLLLLNSPHNPTGMVLTRAELTTIAELAVERDLLVVTDEVYEHLVFDGEHTPLISLPGMHDRTVSISSAGKTFSFTGWKVGWVTGSRELVAAVRTTKQFLTYVASGPFQYAVAEALALPDTYYAAFREDLRTKRDLLAAGLTDAGFQVYAPQGTYFITTDIADLAPGVDALTFCRELPEKCGVVAVPNSVFYDHPDAGRTQVRYAFCKREDVLTEAASRLRKAFTG from the coding sequence ATGATGGCAAGGCCTCCGCTGAACCGCAGGCTGGACGGGCTCGGGACGACGATCTTCGCGGAGATGTCGGCGCTCGCCGCGGCGACGGGTGCCATCAACCTCGGCCAGGGCTTCCCCGACACCGACGGGCCGGAGTCCGTACGCGAAGCGGCGGTTCGCGCCCTGCGCGACGGGCGCGGCAACCAGTACCCGCCGGGGACCGGCGTCCCCGAACTGCGCACGGCCGTCGCCGCACACCAACGCCGCTTCTACGGCCTGGACTTCGACCCCGACACCGAGGTGCTGGTCACCGCGGGGGCGACCGAGGCGATCGCGGCGGCGATGCTCGCGCTGCTCGAACCGGGCGACGAGGTGGTCGCGTTCGAGCCCTTCTACGACTCCTACGCCGCCTGCATCGCCATGGCCGGCGCGGTCCGCGTCCCGCTGACCCTGCGCGCCCCCGACTTCCGCCCCGACCTGGACGCCCTGCGCGCCGCCGTCACCCCCCGCACCCGCCTGCTGCTCCTCAACTCCCCCCACAACCCGACCGGCATGGTCCTCACCCGCGCCGAACTCACCACGATCGCCGAACTGGCCGTCGAGCGCGACCTCCTGGTCGTCACCGACGAGGTCTACGAACACCTGGTCTTCGACGGCGAACACACCCCGCTGATCTCCCTGCCGGGCATGCACGACCGCACGGTCTCCATCTCCTCGGCGGGGAAGACCTTTTCCTTCACTGGTTGGAAGGTCGGCTGGGTGACGGGGTCGCGCGAACTGGTCGCCGCGGTCCGCACCACGAAGCAGTTCCTGACCTACGTCGCCTCGGGCCCGTTCCAGTACGCCGTCGCCGAGGCGCTCGCCCTGCCCGACACTTACTACGCCGCCTTCCGCGAGGACCTCCGCACCAAGCGCGACCTCCTGGCCGCCGGCCTCACCGACGCCGGCTTCCAGGTCTACGCCCCCCAGGGCACGTACTTCATCACCACCGACATCGCCGACCTCGCCCCCGGCGTCGACGCGTTGACCTTCTGTCGCGAGCTACCGGAAAAGTGCGGCGTCGTCGCCGTCCCCAACTCCGTCTTCTACGACCACCCCGACGCCGGCCGCACCCAAGTCCGCTACGCCTTCTGCAAACGCGAAGACGTCCTCACCGAAGCCGCCTCCCGCCTCCGCAAGGCCTTCACGGGGTGA
- a CDS encoding VOC family protein: MFGSTKAFSGFAVDDIEAARKFYGETLGLRVSEQNGMLTLHIAGDRDTLVYPKADHTPATYTILNFPVADIEAAVDELSRRGVDFERYAHVKTDDKGISSGGGPLIAWFTDPAGNVLSVLQEPA; encoded by the coding sequence ATGTTCGGTTCGACCAAGGCGTTCAGCGGATTCGCGGTGGACGACATCGAGGCGGCCAGGAAGTTCTACGGCGAGACGCTCGGGCTGAGGGTGTCCGAGCAGAACGGCATGCTGACCCTGCACATCGCGGGTGACCGGGACACCCTGGTCTACCCCAAAGCCGACCACACCCCGGCGACATACACGATTCTCAACTTTCCCGTCGCCGACATCGAGGCGGCGGTCGACGAGTTGAGCCGACGGGGCGTGGACTTCGAGCGCTACGCCCACGTCAAGACGGACGACAAGGGCATCTCCAGCGGCGGCGGCCCGCTGATCGCGTGGTTCACCGATCCCGCCGGGAATGTGCTCTCCGTCCTGCAGGAGCCCGCGTAA
- a CDS encoding DUF1330 domain-containing protein has product MSKGYWVSVYRTISDSERLAAYNKLAAPAVKAAGGRTFARGGRVVAYDAGIAKRTVLVEFDSFEQAVAARESAAYQEALVALSDGVDRDFRIVEGID; this is encoded by the coding sequence ATGTCTAAGGGCTACTGGGTCAGCGTCTACCGCACCATTTCAGACTCCGAGAGGCTGGCTGCCTACAACAAACTGGCCGCTCCCGCCGTCAAGGCCGCGGGCGGTCGAACCTTCGCCCGTGGCGGCCGGGTTGTGGCGTATGACGCCGGAATCGCCAAGCGTACCGTCCTCGTCGAGTTCGACAGCTTCGAACAGGCCGTCGCGGCACGCGAGAGTGCGGCCTACCAGGAGGCGCTGGTCGCCCTCTCCGACGGCGTCGACCGCGACTTCCGCATCGTCGAAGGCATCGACTGA
- a CDS encoding winged helix-turn-helix transcriptional regulator yields MEASAPRPGVPVRGSESGRPVMAALDLLGRRWTMRILWELSQAPIGFRELQRRCERMSSSVLSTRIEELSGARLLAPDGDGYHLTQLGQDLVEALSPLDAWSRRWAEETGPATAGGLK; encoded by the coding sequence ATGGAAGCAAGCGCGCCACGTCCGGGTGTGCCAGTGCGGGGGTCCGAATCGGGTCGCCCAGTGATGGCCGCACTCGACCTGCTCGGACGGCGTTGGACGATGCGGATCCTGTGGGAACTGAGTCAAGCTCCGATCGGCTTCCGAGAATTGCAGCGCCGGTGCGAGCGCATGTCCTCCAGCGTGCTCAGTACCCGGATCGAGGAACTGTCCGGCGCCCGCCTACTCGCCCCGGACGGCGATGGCTACCACCTCACCCAGCTCGGCCAGGACCTCGTCGAGGCGCTGAGCCCGCTGGACGCCTGGAGTCGACGTTGGGCCGAGGAGACGGGACCCGCGACGGCGGGAGGGCTGAAATGA
- a CDS encoding Uma2 family endonuclease, which yields MSVDAIAHTEFPEGYTVLFGADGKVIMTPQSEEHSSTIRSMQIDSALALGRHAKVTSDVYIDFPADENSAPDLAILREDAHRQGKRYSFEDVLLISEVVSTSSARKDYDDCTAKYGRYGIPAYLVVDPYTQEVVLHTQPTATGYIAAHTHKYGTGKLSIPLADGRTFTLDLDELPRPEEDAR from the coding sequence ATGAGCGTCGACGCGATCGCGCACACCGAGTTCCCCGAGGGGTACACGGTCCTGTTCGGGGCCGACGGAAAGGTGATCATGACCCCGCAGAGTGAAGAGCACTCCAGCACCATCAGGTCGATGCAGATCGACTCGGCTCTCGCTCTCGGCCGCCACGCGAAAGTCACCTCTGACGTCTACATCGACTTCCCCGCCGACGAGAACTCAGCTCCTGATCTGGCCATCCTCCGCGAGGATGCTCATAGACAAGGCAAGCGCTACAGCTTCGAAGACGTCCTGCTGATCTCGGAAGTGGTCTCCACGTCCTCGGCACGCAAGGACTACGACGACTGCACTGCGAAGTACGGCCGGTACGGCATTCCCGCCTACCTGGTGGTGGACCCGTACACCCAGGAAGTCGTCCTCCATACCCAGCCGACCGCCACCGGTTACATCGCTGCGCACACCCACAAGTACGGCACCGGCAAGCTCTCCATCCCCCTTGCCGACGGTCGCACTTTCACCCTGGACCTCGACGAACTTCCGCGCCCCGAGGAAGACGCCCGCTGA